One window of the Camelina sativa cultivar DH55 chromosome 1, Cs, whole genome shotgun sequence genome contains the following:
- the LOC104790035 gene encoding vacuolar iron transporter homolog 2.1 produces the protein MASNVQLSETSSPRNQKSRPREEKEEVDYMQRAQWLRAALLGANDGLVTVASLMMGVGSIKEDVKAMLLVGFAGLVAGACSMAIGEFVSVCTQRDIETAQMKRAIENMTSLSAIDEQEEEEKKERLPNPGQAAIASALAFSVGAAMPLLAAVFIENHKVRMAVVAVVATIALVVFGVTGAVLGKTSVVKSSVRVVIGGWMAMALTFGLTKFIGSAAMQI, from the exons ATGGCTTCCAACGTTCAGCTTTCAGAAACAAGCAGCCCAAGGAATCAGAAAAGTCGTccgagagaagagaaggaggaagTGGACTACATGCAGAGGGCTCAGTGGCTAAGAGCTGCGTTGCTTGGAGCCAACGATGGTCTGGTCACAGTGGCGTCCCTCATGATGGGTGTTGGTTCTATCAAAGAAGACGTCAAAGCAATGCTGCTCGTTGGTTTTGCCGGCCTTGTTGCGGGTGCTTGCAGTATGGCTATTGGTGAGTTTGTGTCTGTGTGTACCCAAAGAGATATTGAAACTGCGCAGATGAAGAGAGCTATTGAGAATATGACATCATTATCCGCAATCGACGAACAAGAGGAG gaagagaagaaagaacgGTTGCCGAATCCAGGACAAGCAGCAATTGCATCAGCGTTGGCATTTTCAGTGGGGGCAGCAATGCCGCTTCTGGCTGCTGTATTCATAGAGAATCATAAGGTAAGAATGGCGGTGGTAGCGGTTGTGGCCACCATAGCATTGGTTGTGTTTGGAGTGACCGGTGCGGTCCTGGGAAAGACAAGTGTGGTTAAGTCAAGTGTTAGGGTGGTTATTGGTGGTTGGATGGCTATGGCTCTTACCTTTGGTCTCACCAAGTTCATTGGCTCCGCAGCCATGCAAATCTAG
- the LOC104707820 gene encoding putative F-box protein At3g23260 → MDWSSLPTDLQEEVLSRVPAKSLTRLRSTSKQWNTLSKLANVHSTNAQKESLIVMLENFRVFLVRANYLHELDINIAPSVNVTSQFYLEHPQFKSSQVDICNVFHCDGLLLCSTEDDKLVVFNPCSGETKWIEPRNHYKNTDFYALGYDNNKSSCKKFKVLRVDRRHVRGVNNEYEIYDFTTDSWRFLGPTTNWLLPQSHRGVSVKGNTYWVACYSGRPYHEFLLNFDYSTEGFRKLPLPHQFGSAIKVLSVVRENQLCLCVTISTELHVWVTAISTESVMVIWRRLFKVNASLHYEFSNGVSLLTNEQNKLMFCCNNYIYVSPDGGNVTCKLPLAEIQQGLRDM, encoded by the coding sequence ATGGATTGGAGCAGCCTTCCGACGGATTTGCAAGAAGAAGTACTCTCTAGGGTTCCTGCTAAATCTCTGACACGATTGCGTTCAACATCAAAGCAATGGAATACTCTATCGAAATTAGCTAATGTACATTCTACTAATGCACAAAAGGAATCTCTTATTGTTATGTTagagaattttagggttttcttagTAAGGGCCAATTATCTCCATGAACTTGACATCAACATTGCTCCATCGGTTAACGTAACATCTCAATTCTACCTTGAACATCCGCAGTTCAAATCATCACAAGTCGATATATGTAATGTCTTTCACTGTGACGGCTTATTGTTATGCAGCACCGAAGATGATAAACTCGTGGTATTTAATCCATGTTCAGGGGAAACCAAGTGGATTGAACCTAGAAACCACTACAAGAACACCGACTTCTATGCTCTTGGTTACGACAACAACAAATCCTCCTGCAAGAAATTTAAAGTCTTGAGGGTTGATCGCCGACATGTTCGGGGTGTCAACAATGAGTACGAAATCTATGATTTCACCACTGATTCTTGGAGGTTTCTTGGTCCCACTACTAATTGGTTGTTACCCCAAAGTCATCGTGGCGTGTCGGTGAAAGGAAATACTTATTGGGTTGCTTGTTACAGTGGGAGGCCATATCATGAATTCTTACTAAATTTTGATTATTCAACAGAAGGGTTCCGAAAGCTGCCTCTTCCTCATCAATTTGGTTCTGCTATTAAGGTTTTATCAGTGGTTAGAGAAAACCAACTTTGTCTCTGTGTTACTATTTCAACAGAGTTACATGTCTGGGTGACAGCAATTAGTACCGAATCAGTCATGGTAATTTGGAGAAGGCTCTTTAAAGTGAACGCCAGTTTACATTATGAGTTTTCCAATGGGGTGAGTTTGTTGACCAACGAGCAGAACAAACTTATGTTTTGTTGCAATAATTACATATACGTATCTCCCGATGGTGGAAATGTTACATGCAAATTACCTTTAGCTGAAATACAACAAGGGTTACGTGACATGTAA
- the LOC104707830 gene encoding uncharacterized protein LOC104707830 yields MHDFRSLVNDCQFKDLAYHGPLFTWNNKQDGNLISKKLDRVLVNDNWSSSFLQSYSVFEAGGISDHLRCRVHLSGVAGTSISRRPFKFVNGISEMEEFKPLVKEFWEDTEGIYLSTSSLYRFSKKLKLLRPCIRCLARKKLSNLSKQTKDALEELCRKQETNLASPSVSAMEEEKEAYARWDHVSVLEEKFLKQRSKLHWLQVGDRNNKAFHRAVTT; encoded by the coding sequence ATGCATGATTTTCGTTCACTGGTAAATGATTGTCAGTTCAAGGATCTGGCTTATCATGGCCCGTTATTTACATGGAACAATAAACAGGATGGTAACTTGATTTCGAAAAAATTGGATAGAGTTTTGGTCAATGACAACTggtcttcctcttttcttcaaTCATACAGTGTGTTCGAAGCTGGAGGAATATCTGATCATTTACGTTGTAGAGTTCATTTAAGTGGGGTTGCTGGTACTAGTATCTCCCGAAGACCTTTCAAGTTTGTAAATGGAATTTCTGAAATGGAGGAGTTTAAGCCTCTTGTCAAAGAGTTCTGGGAGGACACGGAAGGGATCTATTTGTCAACTTCATCGCTTTACCGGTTTTCAAAGAAACTCAAGCTTTTAAGACCGTGTATCCGATGTTTGGCAAGGAAGAAGCTGAGCAACTTGTCAAAACAGACTAAAGATGCGTTGGAGGAGTTGTGTCGGAAGCAGGAGACCAACCTAGCTTCCCCTTCTGTCTCTGCTATGGAAGAGGAGAAAGAGGCTTATGCACGATGGGACCATGTCTCTGTTCTTGAGGAGAAGTTTTTGAAACAGCGGTCAAAATTGCACTGGCTCCAAGTGGGAGATCGAAACAATAAGGCTTTCCATCGTGCCGTGACTACTTGA
- the LOC104790041 gene encoding pentatricopeptide repeat-containing protein At3g25210, mitochondrial-like, whose protein sequence is MSATLRRVIIFSSARNLSLPCISSSAVNRLSLSFSSFDSPAETHTPPSRTRTRTPLETQFETWIQNLKPGFTNSDVVTALRAQSDPDLALDIFRWTAQQRGYKHNHEAYHAMIKQAITGKRNKFVETLMEEVIAGACETSVPLYNCIIRFCCGRKFLFNRAFDVYNKMLRSDYSKPDLETYTLLLSSLLKRFNKLNVCYVYLHAVRSLTKQMKSNGVIPDTYVLNMIIKAYAKCLEVDEAIRVFREMALYGSEPNAYTYSYLIKGLCEKERLGQGLGFYKEMRSKGMVPNGSCYMVLICSLSMERRLSEAVEVVYDMLANSLSPDMLTYNTVLSELCRGGRGDEALELVEEWKKRDPVMGERNYRTLMDEVYFLNKG, encoded by the coding sequence ATGTCGGCGACACTCCGACGCGTCATCATTTTCTCCTCCGCCCGTAACTTATCTCTGCCGTGTATTTCCTCCTCCGCCGTGAATCGCCTATCTCTATCTTTCTCGTCTTTTGATTCTCCGGCGGAAACACACACCCCCCCTTCCCGGACTCGAACCCGAACTCCACTCGAGACTCAATTCGAAACATGGATCCAGAATCTGAAACCAGGATTCACAAACTCCGACGTCGTAACGGCGTTACGAGCCCAATCCGATCCAGATCTGGCTCTCGACATCTTCCGATGGACAGCTCAGCAACGAGGATACAAACACAACCACGAAGCTTACCACGCCATGATCAAACAAGCAATCACCGGAAAACGAAACAAATTCGTCGAAACCTTAATGGAAGAAGTAATCGCCGGCGCTTGTGAAACGAGTGTTCCTCTCTACAATTGCATCATCAGATTCTGCTGTGGTCGTAAGTTTCTCTTCAACAGAGCTTTCGATGTTTATAACAAGATGCTTCGATCTGATTACTCGAAACCTGATCTTGAGACTTATACTCTGCTTCTTAGCTCATTGCTCAAGAGATTCAACAAATTGAATGTGTGTTATGTGTATCTTCACGCTGTTAGATCGCTCACTAAGCAGATGAAGTCGAACGGTGTGATTCCAGATACGTATGTGTTGAATATGATCATCAAGGCTTATGCAAAGTGTCTTGAGGTAGATGAAGCTATTAGGGTGTTTCGTGAGATGGCTCTGTATGGCTCTGAGCCTAATGCTTATACTTATAGTTACTTAATTAAGGGGCTTTGTGAGAAAGAAAGGCTTGGACagggtttaggattttacaAGGAGATGAGGAGTAAAGGGATGGTTCCGAATGGGAGTTGTTATATGGTTTTGATTTGTAGTCTTTCCATGGAGAGGAGATTGAGTGAAGCGGTTGAGGTTGTGTATGACATGTTGGCGAATTCCTTGTCTCCGGATATGTTGACTTATAATACTGTTTTGTCAGAGTTGTGTAGGGGAGGTAGAGGGGATGAAGCTCTTGAGCTGGTTGAAGAATGGAAGAAACGGGATCCGGTGATGGGTGAAAGGAACTACAGAACATTGATGGACGAAGTGTATTTTCTGAACAAGGGATGA
- the LOC104790050 gene encoding peptidyl-prolyl cis-trans isomerase FKBP15-1-like, translating into MMMMMSSASAMKAAGVLLLLTVLTLAYAKKSGDVTELQIGVKFKPQKCDLQAHKGDKIKVHYRGKLTDGTVFDSSFERGDPIEFELGTGQVIPGWDQGLLGACVGEKRKLKIPSKLGYGESGSPPKIPGGATLIFDTELVAVNGEPASEGKAKNEL; encoded by the exons atgatgatgatgatgagctctGCATCCGCCATGAAAGCTGCTGGAGTTTTGCTTCTGCTTACGGTGCTAACATTAG CTTATGCGAAGAAGTCTGGTGATGTGACAGAGTTGCAGATTGGTGTCAAG ttcAAGCCTCAGAAATGTGATCTTCAGGCTCACAAAGGGGATAAGATCAAGGTTCACTATCGG GGAAAGTTAACTGATGGAACTGTCTTTGATTCAAGTTTTGAGAGGGGTGACCCTATTGAGTTTGAGCTTGGAACTGGTCAAGTCATCCCAG GATGGGACCAGGGTTTACTGGGAGCTTGTGTAGGTGAGAAGAGAAAGTTGAAAATCCCATCCAAACTTGGTTATGGTGAAAGCGGCTCACCACCAAAAATTCCAg GTGGTGCGACACTAATATTCGACACCGAGCTTGTTGCTGTGAACGGGGAACCAGCCAGCGAAGGAAAAGCAAAGAATGAGCTTTGA